The genomic interval aatagCCACCCACCGCAATCAATCCTCAATAAATGCCCTTGATTTATTTTTTCCGATACTTCTCTTAGATGACTTGCCTGCGTACTTTAGTAGTTTGTTAAACTTGCGGCAAACATCATACGCAATTAGAATGCTAAGAAATTGCTTtacaaatttttagaaattaatttttttctgcCCTTAGAGCTATATACATCCtactgaagaagaaaatctttttcttttatttgatttttttgttctttcttgTGGTTACTGTCTGGGTTACACAGCTAACTGTAGCAGATATAAAAAATGAGATGGAGAAAACATTACATTGGTTGGTTCCAATTGCCACAAACACATCCAAGTAAGATCTCTGGCTCTTTGTCAACTAACTCCTTACTGGCCACGTGGAAAATAATCTTTAATCATCAGTTTATTACTTTACATATAAGATAACCTAATTATTTTTGGCCTTTCCTTTTGGTGTTTCAAAATTGGTTCAGAGCACATCATGGTTTTGGCTGGGTAGGAGAGTGGGCAAACACAGGGTAAGTAGCTGCTAGTCCCTACTGTTctattttgaactaaaaatgtGTATGTTTTCCACCTTTATATTTTCTGTACTTCAAATCTTTTCTGACTTTAAATACTTCCTGGTTCTTGAAGCTCTGAGGTGAATATGAAAGTTCTCCATGGTGGTGCAATGAGGATTGAGACATTTCACTATGCCGATAAAGACAAAGTAGAACATTATATTCTTGAACTTCTCTTATGGCTTCACCGCTTGGCCATCAAAAGCAAGGTTGGCAGTGATGTTGGCAAAGTCAGGTCTGCCATCAAGTCCTCTGTTGGCGGTACCTCGGAAAAAACAAATAAGCAGTCTACAAGTGCCCTATTACCAATTGTAACAATTGATGAGCAAAACATGTTGCAGGATGtaattaagaaaacaaaaacaaaaggaaTCAGTAAAAGCTTGGACTTTGACAGCATGAAGCCAACAATGAGTGAAAAGTGCAGACTGACCAAGAGTAACAGTCTTTCATCAAGTGAAAGCAAGCAATTATCTTTTAATAGGATTTTGTCAAAGCTTCCTGtgattgattttgatattgACAAAGAACGAGCATTGAACGTAATCGACAGACTAGATTTGGTTAGATAATTGCAGTTTTACTGATTGCTTTTGAAATTAATGGAGAGAAGAGAAGTAACAGGACACTTGAACATAAGAGTAGAATATCTGGGTGTACATATCATACTCTGTGCAAGTGTTGAATGCCATTATTTTTGCTGCAACTATGGCACCCTGATTCCCTTGGCTTGATTAGGATGCATTGTTTTGGTGAAGTTCCACGATGTAGATAGATACATCATCGTCCAAAATTGTTGAGGCGATAGACGTTCATTCGAGCATCAATGTGACTGCAGTGGCCACTCGGGTTGGGGCATGATGGAATTGGTGTTCAGTCTTAAGAATGTTATGTATATACTAAATGAGTTAATGTGGATGGATATATGCATAGCTTTAAGTTCGTCATGCGATTGATTGTGGACTATATATATCAATGGTAAAACATTCTTTTATCACTTTCAAGAAAAAATGatgcattttttttaccaaCATCTGAAGAATTTTGCAGCTAGCACGTTTGTCCAAAAATATGTAATAACACCTAATTTAAGAATTAGAAGTGCGAAATGTAAttatttggaaaataaaaaaacataatgaaataatattagttGGAacattgtataatttttttaaatacaataaaataaatctttcaATACTTTTGAAGTTTGAGTGAGAATCCTCCAAAAGTGATAAAATTCCActtttattgaatattttatacatCATATAAATTAGAATGATCTAGAATcagtcaattaatttaatttactgtTGTCTTCTAgaacttttaattataatacaaatttgtATCTTTTTATACAACTGTAAATAAAaggatatattaaaaataatgaaactaATATTTTTACCGACAATTATTTATTCTCTTAAAATGACAGAAATATAATGATATCCTAAGAACCATATTTTAAAACATGTGTTTGTAATCTTTTCGAcctaacatttttttaagaacCTGTTGACTGAAAAATTGTTACTCGCTGGATCCTGAGATTGAATATATAtgcatactaaatatatattattatcattttcattttaatcatcaTCAGTCTCAAAAAATCATCATCCCATTTGTGTACATATTTCACCTTTTTCAGGTCAAATAGAatcaataattcaaaattcCATATGCGCTAAGAAACGTTTGCATCATATAATAACCAAATAATACAACAAATTTCTAACATTTCCCAATATATTTACAATTTCATACAATGCTGCAACTTTTATGCAAACATGATCAGATTACCTCCTTTTCAAGTTTCAAAACTGCCATAAAGGCTTCTTGAGGCACATCAACTTTACCAATAGATTTCATTCTTTTCTTTCCTTCGGCCTGGTTGGAGAAAGACGTTAGTACTATTCTGGGCAATCTAAGGTAAAATTATGAATGTATAAATTTCATATTTCTGCTTCTTGCTATAATGCAACTAAAAACATTATCTTTTTTGAGCAAAATACTATTGAAGAGAAACAAAACTACCAATAAAAACCTACTTATTTTCACTGCAAAagagagaaaattaaaatatggtATTTGTCAATTTATACAAAATTGTACCTGTTTCTTAAGCAATTTCTTTTTCCTCGTTATGTCCCCACCTAGAAGAATatcatcaaagaaaaaaaaaaaaagagcaacCCAGGAAATCGTAAGTCAGAACAGGATAAGGAAAATAAAGTTAAAAGGAACaacaatattatataaaataggtAAATAGGTTACCCTTCATATTTACTAAATATCTACTGGGAGGaagattttttcttttctaaaatgGAGAACCATAGTGACAAGAAAACTTCTAAAAACGTTGGGAAAAACCAAAAACGTTATGgttaaaactatttatttatgcaAGATCTCCCAAGGTTTTCCACTAGTCTTACCGTAGCATTTGGCTAATACATCTTTCCTAATAGCAGATAAAGATTCACTAGCAATCACTTTAGCTCCCATGCAAGCCTAGAACAGAAATACCGAGGATGTGTTATTGTGGTTAGTTTCATGACTATTACCAAAATTTAAACAACTCTTCATAATTGAATCGGAGGGGGAGAACGAGAAAGTAAACAACACAATGGAGGGCATATATAAAGCAGAAAAACCATAGAAGAAaaagactaatttttttttttatgaactaACATGCTACAAATAGACATTTCTTACTTGAATTGGTATTTTAAACATCTGCCGTGGTATAAGCTCCTTCAACTTTAGAGTTAAAGCTCTTCCCACAGAATATGCCTGAAAATACAAGCCTCTGTTGATTTTCTGACAATGCTTAggcataaaataaaaaacataatcatgAATAGGCAGCCAAATTTAACTATAAAGGTACAGTCCATAACACATGAAGCATTGCTCATGCAAAACAAGACAATTTGGGAAACATACTTTACTCAGAGATGACAGCTAACTGCAGATAAACCTCTTCTAGTTTTCTGCTAACTGCAGATAAACCTCTTCTAGTTTTCTAAAAATAGACTAATATCAAATCAAGAAAGCATAGAGTTCAATTTTTTAAGATGAACACTCCTACACCCTCTAGTTTGGTTGGGTATTGATACAAATTATTTTGTCTACGATTCCTGCCAAGTAGGATGCCACATCAGTTGGGTATCACTATCCAACCAAAGTAGAGGGTGTAGGAGTGTTCGCCTTAAGGTAACttacataaaatttaatgtCTAACTTCAGATACTTTAAGGCGAACACTCCCACACCTTAATTTAatgtcaaattaaaaaaaaataattaatgtctAATACAAAAACTtgcaattcaattttttttatttctaatacaAAATATTCAATCCATAAATAGAGTAAAGAAAAGAGAACTTGCAAGCTACCTTATCTTTGTGCACAATCGTTGACAATGGCTCCACACATTCACCATTTATCTGTATGTCGAGTTTAATTAAATCACTTTCTTTGTAACTGAAAATTAAATAACAGAAAGTATCAGAACACTAGGAGGATTCTTGGCAACGACAGCCTTCTCACACATAACACAATGATTTCATTTAACAAGAGACAAAGATAGCTTTACAAATGTAGACATAATAATTATAATGCCCTTCAAATTGGAAAAATGTCGTCCTCTTCCAGTAGAGTACAAGGTATATAAAAAGGTAAAATGGTGCTATATAGTACATGGTGTCTGAATTCTGAAATAATGTATCTACAATAAGTGACATACAAGATGGTATAGTAGTAGTATTACACGAGTCAAGACCAGAAACTTCTGAACTTCAGTCATGAAGAGAAGCTTTGGAATCAAGAGGTTTCTGTTAAAGTAAGAAGTATATGGTATGCGAGTCAAATAAGACACAATTAGTAATGTTTTGGAGGTGAAAACTGGGATGACATCATACCAAAAATTGCATGGTTTAGAGATAGATGGTAATATCACACATAGGAGAAGTACTGAAGTTGGATAGATGAAATGGAgaaatgttttataatttttggtcACAGCCTCTATTAATAATGAATGTTGTGCAATTAAGTTTCATACATGAGAATAATGAGGTGATATGGTCATGTGAAAAAGAAAACCAATAGAGGCTCCAGTGAGAAAAATGAATCAAATAGAAGATACTGTACATACAGTTAGAGGATGACCTAAGAAACACTAGGAGAAACCATTAAAAGAATGACTTGCTTTAAATGGATTTACAGAATGTTCAGATTTTGATATAAATGATTTCAATTGATCCATGAAGTCAAACATCCCCAATTGGATAAAGCTTGTTGTTGTATAAGAGGGTACGAGTATGACTCAAGATTGAACGCCAATAGTGGCCTCCAGTTGGTAATTTAGAAATAGAATCttctatttcctttttaaaGTGTCATTAAGTATAGTTGCAGCTGTTACCCATATATTCCTGGAATCCTGGATTGGAATCAGCCCCTGATACTAACTTGAATATCGGAATGTTTTGGAATTGCTTGAGAGAAATTCTCTTAGCCCCTGACCATTCATACCTCTCATTACCATGATGATAAATTCAAACTAAAGGAATTTCccatgtaattatttatgaaaacTACTTTGATTACACCATATAATCGAGGATTTTATAATAGTCAACGCTCAACAGCATCTTGTATTCCAACGGAATTCCATACGACTATCATCAATAAACTAGGTTTTCAGATATTTACCCGATAAAGGTATACTCCATGCTGGCGTAACCCTTACTTCTTGACTTCAACTGGTCAAAGAAATCACCAACCATCTACAAAATTGATACAAAAGGAAATTCAGATACATGGCAGCCCAAGCTACATAAACAGAGGGCATTATTTACAGGGTAAACTGGCAAGACCTGAAGCAAACAATTACCTCAGCAAGTGGTAATTCATAGGTGATCGACGCCCTAATTTCAGtgataaatttcatttctttgaACTGCCCTCTTCTATCTTGAGCCAGTTCCATAAGTGGACCAATATAGTCCTTTGGCGTAAGCATCTCAATCTGTACACATTAATTGCAAGTAAAGACAATATAATATGTGTGTACACAAAATACttgtaattataaattaatatgtttaagCTGAACTGcttcaatttttgaaaaggTGAACAATAAACACCACAAGTGCAAGAAATAACCTTAACAACTGGCTCCTCAATTGATTTCCTTTTTCCAGGCTCAGGAAGTAAAGATGGGTTTGAGCATTCAACCTTCAAGCATTATGTGAATTGGACAAATTGGTGGTGTCAATATTACAcaattgaaaaatacaaaggagATTCAATTTTATGATCAGTTCACCAAAAGAAAGTATTACATAGAAACGGAGTTTAGGAATGAGAAGAAATTACAGTATCACCATTAACACAGTTCACTCTGTATACAACACTTGGAGCAGTAGTTATCAGGCTCAAATTGTATTCTCTCTCAAGTCTCTCCTGTAGTATAAAGAGCTTGAACATATAAGACCAGGATTCTGAAGTTAATCAGAACTTAAAACAATATCTCTAGAAACTAAGCAACATAAGAACATTCAAGAATTTCCTATGCAATTCAAAGAGTTGATGCTTCAACAGAATCAAACCTGAACAATTTCCATGTGGAGAAGACCCAGAAACCCACATCTAAAGCCAAATCCCATAGCACTTGAGGTCTCAGGTTCAAACTGAAAAccagaaaagaaaataaacttttcaaataatttaaaaaaatcccACTAATGTCAGCTTAATGGcaataaaattagattttagGGAACAAGGATGTATGGTTCCAAAGTTgagatagataaaaaaatatatcatgagAAACCATGCATTCAAATCGTACATAGTATAATTTAAGTTAACTTTATGCCTAGCAGATTTGATATGAACGTTTCTTCCATGAAAGAAACCTAATTCAAAAGTGCAACAGAATAATTAACTTAGATATCAAGTCAAACAACTTAAAGAAAAGGTGAATTGATAGTTAAAGATATTCTAACTAAAACAAGAACAATAACGTTCAAGAGTAAGTTACAACCGAAAGATGATAGAATATAAAGAAAAACGCAAATTATGCCCCCTTGCCAAAAGCTTAAAAACAAAAGATGCACTATTTTCCAGCATATCAGTATAAGGCAACCTTCAGTGCAGCATCATTGAGTTGAAGCTTCTCAAGTGCATCTCGTAGATCAGGAAATCTGCCAAtagaccaaaaaaaaaattaactccaGCAACATTCATGGATAATGATACAATTCTCTTTGTTCAACAAAGAAAAGATATGCAAACAAGATATCCATACTGGTCAGCATCAACAGGAAACAGGCCACAGAACACCATAGGAGTGGCTTCCTCGTATCCAGGGAGTGAATTGTCTGCCTTTCTAGTATAGTGAGTGATTGTATCACCCACTCTGGCATCAGCTACTGTTCTTATCGATGCAGATAGATAGCCCACCTATTAGAGCATAATAAGACGAGATATAAATTTTcagaaataattaaaacatcTTTTATCTTTCTTTACAAAGTTAAAAGCAACAGAAGAACGAATTCAACATTGAACAAAGTTGTCAAGCCAGAAAAATATGCATAgacaaacacaaaaatattgaGAAACAATACATTAGTGTCATACATTATGTCTCATCATATTTGCTATGTCAACAGTCAACTTAAAAGTCATTTATCTGTTATCTATTTCCATGCTTCACATGGGACAAGAGATGGAAAGGAGGAAGGGATATGAGCAACAAAAGTACAATACAACAACAACAGCCACTAAGTTTTTTTTCCCACAGAGTGAGTAACTTCATGGATCAATCAATGCCACAAAGCCTTTCCCTGTACTAGGTCCAAAGATAGACGATTTACTACtcaattttcttaatatttggCCTACTTCATCTCTATCCGATTAAACCCTCATTGTTGCTTCTATATGTCTTCTACACACATGTACAAGCCACCTAAGATGAAACTCTACCACATTTTTGGAATTAGGACTACCCGCTTTTCTCTCTAATGATTGTATTTTTATTCTTGACTTATATTTTGTAACCACCCATCGATGTGTATCATTCGCATCTCTTCAAAACTAAGTTTACTATCCTGTTCGCTTTTTACAGCCTATTATTATTTTCCATAGAACATTGTGGGTCTTGTTCACCTTGCTTGGATCCTATGGTTGATCTCCTTCTCTCTTCCCACCACTTTGTATGGTGGACCTAGGGTACATAAAACGTGAGGCCGGTGGTACTAAATGTTCTCCAGTTTTCACTTCTAGGTCCGGATTTCTGTATCTATTGCTAAACTTGCattctatatattttatgttgCTTCTATTTCTGCAGAAATCATGTTTCCGATATTTCTCTCCCATATCTGTGGcttttcatttatttctttttctgacTTTATATCTTTGACTTTTCATTTATTTCTCTcttgactttttatttatttcatggaCCTCATAATCTTGTTAAACAATTTTGTAAGCCATCTTATGTTGTTTGATCTATAGACTGTTCCATGCAATCATACTTCAATAGATATATTGCTTGATTCAACTACCTTTCCATTAGTCATTCTCTTCAATGTTTTTTACCTCAGATTCTTGAATTCTTCAGTAGTAGGAGTAACTTGGATCCTGCTCTCTAGCATTAAGTTTGTTTGAGTTCAAATAATTCACGATCATCattaaaaagtttatgaaaaTAACCCTTTCGTCTTTCGTGATATCTTGTTCCATGACCAATACTTTTATCTCATCATCTTAATAGAACTAAAATAGTAGTAACCACTGCAGGCAATATGAAATATGTCCTGCAAATCAATCATTTAGAAGTATTACTTTACCTCACCAGCATACAATTCTTCAGCTTGAAGTTGATTGGGAGACAAAACTCCAATTTCATCAGCAAAATAATCCTGTAGTTTAATAATCACATTACTTTAGAGAATATTATGAGCCACTGCAACAACCATGTTTTCACCAGTGATTAtacttatttgaatttatttgcaGCCacattgaagatttaaagaatgAAATTATGAATAGGCAACTGTTGAGGAAGTTCATCCCCATCAAACTTAATCTTAGTTAGCAGAGGAAAggatcataaaataagaaaggTACTTTACCTTACCACTAGCCATAAAATAAACTCTGTCACCTTTCTTTATAGTGCCATCTACAACTCGAAAGTATACAATAACACCTCTATATGGATCGTAGTAACTGCACTAAGATTCATAGAAACAATTTATATGAGTAACAGAAGGATAAATAGCACATGTAAATGAATATTGGCTGACACCAAATGCAAGGGAGGTTTGAACTACCACACAAACTAAAGGAATATTCAATGCATGTAAAATACTCAGCATCTATGTGTGTGTAACTGTGTATAGTAATTATATGGAAGCTATCTGTAGTTCTGCAAAAAATGAAACAGAAGATCCTTGAACTTTAAGCCTTGTGAGAACGAAACTTTCAAACAAAAGAATCATGGGCAGAACCTCAGACACGAAAATGGGATATTTGGACTTAATTAAGTCAATCAATTACAGTTGAAGTGTCCATGTGACAACTTTGAGATCAACGGGCTTACCAAATTAGTTAATAGTATCAGTGTCATCCAAATCTTAAAAAGTGTCCATGTGATAAAAATGTCTTCATTTCATCATCAAATTGAATGgtttaataatatttacaaattctAAAGAGTACCTATCAAATATTAAAGCCCTCAATGGCCTTTTTGATGTATCAGCAGGTGGGGGAATTCTTGCAACAATTGCATTGAGAATATCCATTATACCTATTCCTTCCTACAAAAGAAAGTAACTTCATtgtttgcacaccatatatgaATATGTAGTATCATAGTcagaattaaatataatttgaagtGGTAAACAAGACAAAACCAAGGACATAAACGAACAACACCGACCTTTGCAGAGCAGAGAATGGCACTGCTACAATCTAGACCTACAACCTACAAGAAATCAATTcaacttataaatttaataatgaaTAGGTAGGCATGATTCATGAATTACGAATAAAGTAAAAGGCAATGCTAATGCAAGAAACCCTAGTtaacatattctcaaatttcAAATCACCTAATGTGTAAATATAACCACTCCAATTACTTTGAATTAGGCTTGGAATTGTGAGAGTTTAGAATGTTAAATGAGTGATTGGTACAAATTTGCATCAgtcaaataacaaataaatcatGGCAACATAAGATAACAAACATAAACGAGAAGAATTGTAGACTCCCCTTGAAACACAAAGGTTAAGAGTATGATGACATCAAGGGTCTAATCGATAAACAAACCTCTTCAATCTCCTTGATAACTCGCTCTGGATCTGCACCTGGAAGATCTATTTTGTTCAAAACCTGTTACAGAATATCTGGCGTTATTATTAAATAGATGGA from Cicer arietinum cultivar CDC Frontier isolate Library 1 chromosome 5, Cicar.CDCFrontier_v2.0, whole genome shotgun sequence carries:
- the LOC101508251 gene encoding translation factor GUF1 homolog, chloroplastic isoform X1; the encoded protein is MAAEICGGTLSLSVKTELQRQRLFLHSQRTTTTRFHSSKPRFSFRSSNASTFRRRCSSVFCRVATDTVSDFDSVSKAGQDRLSKVPVSNIRNFSIIAHIDHGKSTLADKLLQVTGTVPQREMKEQFLDNMDLERERGITIKLQAARMRYVFENVPYCLNLIDTPGHVDFSYEVSRSLAACEGALLVVDASQGVEAQTLANVYLALENNLEIIPVLNKIDLPGADPERVIKEIEEVVGLDCSSAILCSAKEGIGIMDILNAIVARIPPPADTSKRPLRALIFDSYYDPYRGVIVYFRVVDGTIKKGDRVYFMASGKDYFADEIGVLSPNQLQAEELYAGEVGYLSASIRTVADARVGDTITHYTRKADNSLPGYEEATPMVFCGLFPVDADQFPDLRDALEKLQLNDAALKFEPETSSAMGFGFRCGFLGLLHMEIVQERLEREYNLSLITTAPSVVYRVNCVNGDTVECSNPSLLPEPGKRKSIEEPVVKIEMLTPKDYIGPLMELAQDRRGQFKEMKFITEIRASITYELPLAEMVGDFFDQLKSRSKGYASMEYTFIGYKESDLIKLDIQINGECVEPLSTIVHKDKAYSVGRALTLKLKELIPRQMFKIPIQACMGAKVIASESLSAIRKDVLAKCYGGDITRKKKLLKKQAEGKKRMKSIGKVDVPQEAFMAVLKLEKEVI
- the LOC101508251 gene encoding translation factor GUF1 homolog, chloroplastic isoform X2; its protein translation is MAAEICGGTLSLSVKTELQRQRLFLHSQRTTTTRFHSSKPRFSFRSSNASTFRRRCSSVFCRVATDTVSDFDSVSKAGQDRLSKVPVSNIRNFSIIAHIDHGKSTLADKLLQVTGTVPQREMKEQFLDNMDLERERGITIKLQAARMRYVFENVPYCLNLIDTPGHVDFSYEVSRSLAACEGALLVVDASQGVEAQTLANVYLALENNLEIIPVLNKIDLPGADPERVIKEIEEVVGLDCSSAILCSAKEGIGIMDILNAIVARIPPPADTSKRPLRALIFDSYYDPYRGVIVYFRVVDGTIKKGDRVYFMASGKDYFADEIGVLSPNQLQAEELYAGEVGYLSASIRTVADARVGDTITHYTRKADNSLPGYEEATPMVFCGLFPVDADQFPDLRDALEKLQLNDAALKFEPETSSAMGFGFRCGFLGLLHMEIVQERLEREYNLSLITTAPSVVYRVNCVNGDTVECSNPSLLPEPGKRKSIEEPVVKIEMLTPKDYIGPLMELAQDRRGQFKEMKFITEIRASITYELPLAEMVGDFFDQLKSRSKGYASMEYTFIGYKESDLIKLDIQINGECVEPLSTIVHKDKVWECSP